The Cydia pomonella isolate Wapato2018A chromosome 17, ilCydPomo1, whole genome shotgun sequence genome includes a window with the following:
- the LOC133526778 gene encoding tyrosine--tRNA ligase, cytoplasmic produces the protein MASWEDKKHLITRNLQEVLGDEKLTEIVKQRDLKIYWGTATTGRPHVAYFVPMSKIADFLKAGCEVTILFADLHAYLDNMKAPWDLLALRTQYYEAAIKAMLTSIGVPLDKLKFVRGTEYQLNKEYTLDVYRMSSVITEHDAKKAGAEVVKQVDHPLLSGLLYPGLQALDEEYLKVDAQFGGVDQRKIFTLAEKYLPQLGYAKRVHLMNPMVPGLTGGKMSASEEDSKIDLLDDPANVKKKLKKAFCEPGNITENGVLSFTKYVVFPLMKPGETFKISRAAEYGGHVEYTNFEDLEASFAKQNIHPGDLKASVEQAINKLLGPVQQIFKDPKLQELTKKAYPPPSKVKGKGNTESDEVTPSRLDIRVGRIVEVSKHPDADALYVEKIDVGEGDPRTIVSGLVNFVAIEEMQNRDVVVLCNLKPAKMRGVESKGMVLCASVDEPKQVEPLLPPEGSKPGDRIVVEGYETGEPDEVLNPKKKVWDKLQVDLKTNDSLLATWQGNKLISKLNGNPTTTKSMKNAPIK, from the coding sequence ATGGCATCTTGGGAAGACAAGAAACATCTCATCACTAGAAATTTGCAGGAAGTACTAGGAGATGAAAAACTTACAGAAATTGTAAAGCAAAGAGATTTAAAGATCTACTGGGGAACTGCCACCACAGGTAGACCTCATGTTGCTTACTTTGTGCCGATGTCTAAGATCGCAGACTTTTTGAAAGCAGGTTGTGAAGTAACTATTCTTTTTGCTGACTTGCATGCATACTTAGACAATATGAAGGCTCCATGGGACCTATTGGCTCTCCGCACACAGTATTATGAGGCAGCAATCAAAGCTATGCTAACTTCAATTGGTGTGCCATTAGATAAGTTGAAGTTTGTTAGGGGCACTGAATATCAGCTTAATAAGGAATACACACTGGATGTGTACCGTATGTCATCTGTCATTACTGAGCATGATGCAAAAAAAGCTGGTGCTGAAGTGGTCAAGCAAGTAGACCATCCTTTGTTAAGTGGTCTCTTGTACCCAGGACTCCAAGCCTTGGACGAAGAATACTTGAAGGTAGATGCTCAGTTTGGTGGAGTTGACCagaggaaaatatttactttggcGGAGAAATACCTTCCTCAACTTGGATATGCTAAGCGGGTTCATCTTATGAACCCCATGGTTCCTGGATTAACAGGGGGTAAAATGTCTGCATCTGAAGAGGATAGCAAAATTGATCTCTTAGACGATCCTGCAAATGTAAAGAAAAAGCTTAAAAAAGCCTTTTGTGAACCTGGCAATATTACAGAGAATGGTGTACTTTCTTTTACCAAGTATGTGGTTTTCCCATTGATGAAACCAGGTGAGACCTTTAAAATAAGTAGAGCAGCGGAATATGGTGGTCATGTAGAATACACTAATTTTGAAGATCTTGAAGCATCATTTGCCAAGCAGAACATTCATCCAGGTGATTTGAAAGCTTCTGTTGAGCAAGCTATTAATAAACTTTTGGGTCCAGTTCAACAAATATTTAAGGATCCCAAGCTACAAGAGCTCACAAAGAAAGCCTATCCACCTCCATCAAAAGTGAAAGGTAAAGGGAATACTGAAAGTGATGAAGTTACACCATCAAGGCTCGATATAAGAGTCGGGCGGATTGTTGAAGTATCTAAACATCCCGACGCTGATGCCCTTTATGTTGAGAAGATTGATGTAGGTGAGGGAGATCCAAGAACCATTGTATCTGGCCTGGTTAATTTTGTTGCTATTGAGGAGATGCAAAATAGGGATGTTGTTGTTTTATGCAACTTGAAACCTGCCAAAATGCGGGGTGTGGAAAGTAAAGGTATGGTGCTTTGTGCTTCTGTTGATGAGCCGAAGCAAGTGGAGCCATTGTTGCCTCCAGAAGGCAGTAAACCAGGTGACAGGATTGTTGTAGAGGGCTATGAAACCGGTGAACCAGATGAGGTACTGAACCCTAAGAAAAAAGTCTGGGATAAGTTGCAAGTTGATCTTAAGACTAATGATAGCCTCTTAGCCACTTGGCAGGGAAATAAACTAATAAGTAAACTTAATGGAAATCCAACAACTACAAAATCCATGAAAAATGCTCCAATTAAGTAA